Proteins encoded by one window of Acetivibrio thermocellus ATCC 27405:
- a CDS encoding IS256-like element ISCth5 family transposase yields MATNNRMALLEQLSKYVVEKDKDFLKEALTLLINALMDAEVTSIIGAEKYERNNNRNNYRNGYRLREWDTRVGTLQLSIPKLRHGSYFPSLLEPRKMSEKALLNVVQEAYVHGVSTRKVDELVEALGMKGIDKSEVSRISKQLDEFVEEFKNRRLEGEYPYLWLDATFPKVREGGRVCSMALVIAVGVNQQGEREILGFDVGMSEDGAFWEEFLRRLVARGLKGVRLVISDAHEGLKAAIKKILTGSAWQRCRVHFMRNVLSQVPKHYQGMVSSIIRTIFAQNDQESAREQLRHVVDELKNRFPKAMKILEEAEEEILAYMAFPREHWAQIHSTNPLERLNREIRRRTDVVCIFPNREAVIRLVGAMLMEQNDEWKVGRRYFSLESMSKITSINEFTLTPVALLHK; encoded by the coding sequence GTGGCTACTAATAATAGAATGGCACTTTTAGAACAACTTAGCAAGTATGTTGTTGAAAAAGATAAAGATTTTTTAAAAGAAGCATTAACATTACTCATTAATGCCCTAATGGATGCGGAAGTTACATCAATAATAGGTGCTGAAAAGTATGAAAGAAATAATAATAGAAACAACTATCGCAATGGATATCGTCTAAGAGAATGGGATACTCGAGTAGGAACATTACAGTTAAGCATTCCCAAGTTACGTCACGGAAGTTATTTTCCAAGTCTTTTAGAACCGAGGAAAATGTCAGAGAAAGCATTATTGAATGTAGTTCAGGAAGCCTATGTTCATGGAGTAAGTACCAGGAAGGTGGATGAACTTGTAGAAGCTCTTGGAATGAAAGGGATTGATAAAAGCGAAGTATCAAGAATCAGTAAGCAACTGGATGAATTTGTAGAAGAATTTAAAAACCGTAGACTGGAAGGAGAATATCCTTACCTTTGGCTTGATGCCACTTTCCCCAAGGTTCGGGAAGGAGGCAGGGTATGCAGTATGGCACTAGTTATAGCAGTAGGAGTTAATCAACAAGGTGAACGGGAAATATTAGGTTTTGATGTAGGGATGAGTGAAGACGGGGCTTTTTGGGAGGAGTTTTTAAGAAGGCTGGTAGCAAGGGGTCTAAAAGGTGTAAGGCTTGTAATCAGTGATGCACATGAAGGGCTGAAGGCTGCAATAAAGAAGATTTTAACGGGAAGTGCATGGCAAAGATGCCGTGTACATTTTATGAGAAACGTATTAAGCCAGGTACCAAAGCATTATCAGGGAATGGTATCATCGATAATACGGACAATATTTGCCCAGAATGATCAGGAATCTGCGAGGGAACAGTTAAGGCATGTAGTAGATGAGCTTAAAAATCGTTTTCCAAAAGCAATGAAAATTCTTGAAGAAGCAGAAGAAGAAATCCTGGCATATATGGCTTTTCCCCGTGAGCATTGGGCACAGATACACTCCACCAATCCTCTTGAGAGACTTAACCGGGAAATTCGCCGTCGAACGGATGTTGTTTGCATATTTCCAAATCGTGAGGCGGTAATCCGATTGGTAGGAGCAATGCTCATGGAACAAAATGATGAATGGAAAGTAGGGCGGCGCTATTTCAGTCTGGAATCAATGTCAAAGATTACATCGATAAATGAATTTACATTGACACCAGTAGCTTTATTACATAAATGA
- a CDS encoding class I SAM-dependent methyltransferase, with translation MSIKWEQEWDRIYKEQGEVQSEILPTVKVEKDIFKRFGCKKVMDLGCGTGRHTIYLAQNGYQVFAVDISETGIEVTRAKAEKLNLTNIEFAQLDMRNLSVDDNLMDAIMCVWTSGHGTFEDARKNLKEMYRILRLGEILVIDYVSREDENYGKGTEIEKNTFINNVEGEENIPHHYFAKEEIEELYTDFSDVDINPVDYYFTDSYGTRHTIKAFVVIAVK, from the coding sequence ATGAGCATCAAATGGGAACAAGAATGGGATAGGATTTATAAAGAACAAGGAGAAGTCCAATCTGAAATACTTCCTACTGTAAAAGTGGAAAAAGATATTTTTAAGAGATTTGGATGCAAAAAAGTAATGGACTTGGGATGTGGTACCGGGCGGCATACAATATATCTTGCCCAAAACGGATATCAGGTTTTTGCTGTGGATATTTCAGAGACCGGAATAGAAGTAACCCGGGCAAAAGCGGAAAAACTTAACCTTACAAATATTGAGTTTGCACAACTTGACATGAGAAATCTGTCTGTTGACGATAACTTGATGGATGCAATTATGTGTGTATGGACAAGTGGACACGGCACTTTTGAAGATGCGCGTAAAAATTTGAAAGAGATGTATAGAATTCTTAGGCTGGGCGAAATTTTGGTTATTGATTATGTTTCGAGAGAAGATGAGAATTATGGCAAAGGGACGGAAATTGAGAAGAATACATTCATCAATAACGTTGAAGGTGAAGAAAACATTCCTCATCATTATTTTGCCAAAGAAGAGATTGAAGAATTGTATACGGACTTCTCAGATGTCGATATAAATCCTGTAGACTATTATTTTACTGATAGTTATGGAACCAGGCACACCATAAAGGCATTTGTTGTTATAGCAGTAAAATAA
- the yihA gene encoding ribosome biogenesis GTP-binding protein YihA/YsxC encodes MKLKLNLNLNNARFEITAVRPEQYPKNDLPEITFVGRSNVGKSSLINTMLNRKNLAKVAATPGRTRVINFYNIDDKLYFVDLPGYGFAKVPKTMKTGWKDIIETYLIERKQLKKVIMLVDIRHSPTSDDVLMHEWLKAMRKSYVVVATKLDKIPRTKIKERISDIRSILKLEDDVKIIPFSSETRQGRDELWDEILDESYFVESYFS; translated from the coding sequence ATGAAGTTGAAACTGAATCTGAATTTAAACAATGCGAGATTTGAGATTACGGCTGTAAGACCGGAACAGTATCCGAAAAATGATTTACCGGAGATTACATTTGTGGGAAGATCCAATGTGGGAAAATCATCACTCATAAATACAATGCTGAACAGAAAAAATCTTGCAAAAGTTGCTGCAACACCGGGGAGAACCAGGGTTATAAATTTTTACAACATAGATGACAAACTTTATTTTGTCGATCTTCCGGGCTATGGCTTTGCAAAGGTGCCAAAAACTATGAAGACCGGCTGGAAAGATATAATTGAAACTTATCTTATAGAAAGAAAACAGCTGAAGAAAGTAATCATGCTGGTGGATATCAGGCATTCGCCGACTTCTGACGACGTGCTTATGCATGAATGGCTGAAAGCTATGAGAAAATCCTATGTGGTTGTAGCTACCAAACTTGACAAAATACCACGCACAAAAATAAAAGAGAGGATTTCGGATATACGCAGCATCCTGAAGCTTGAGGATGATGTAAAAATAATTCCCTTTTCTTCAGAAACAAGACAGGGAAGAGATGAGTTGTGGGATGAAATTTTGGATGAATCATATTTTGTTGAATCATATTTTTCATGA
- a CDS encoding IS30-like element ISCth3 family transposase: MAVQYKSTTTEHKFKHLSVYERGQIAALLKEGKSQRYIANKLGRSPSTISREIKRGTTMQMRTDLSTYKVYFPETGQAVYEKNRMNCGAKRKLAQVEDFLKFAEDKILREKWSPDAVVGLCRRDPKWQNSTIVCTKTLYNYIDLGLIKVRNIDLNLKLRLKSKIKRIRQNKRVVGKSIDQRPEEVQSRQTFGHWEIDTVTGKKSNDSVILTLTERKTRYELLFLLDAKDSNTVNEALSELKNCYGKDVSNVFRTITADNGSEFSRLSEMLQGLGIEAYFTHPYSSWERGTNERHNGLIRRFIPKGKAIKDFSEETIKRIQQWLNSLPRRILGYKTPEECFNEEIHNLVNKNISAIA, encoded by the coding sequence ATGGCTGTACAATATAAGTCTACCACAACTGAGCATAAGTTTAAACACTTAAGTGTTTATGAAAGAGGGCAGATTGCAGCTCTTTTAAAAGAAGGAAAGAGTCAACGTTATATTGCTAATAAACTAGGTCGCTCGCCAAGTACAATTAGCCGTGAAATTAAAAGAGGGACAACAATGCAGATGAGAACTGATTTATCGACATACAAAGTATATTTTCCTGAAACAGGGCAGGCAGTTTATGAGAAAAATCGTATGAATTGCGGAGCAAAGCGTAAATTGGCTCAAGTTGAAGATTTTCTTAAGTTTGCAGAAGATAAGATACTACGCGAAAAATGGTCTCCAGATGCAGTTGTTGGTTTATGTAGGAGAGACCCCAAGTGGCAAAATTCTACTATTGTATGTACCAAAACACTGTATAATTATATAGACCTGGGACTCATAAAAGTACGAAATATAGATTTAAATCTTAAACTACGTTTAAAATCTAAAATAAAAAGGATACGTCAAAACAAACGGGTTGTAGGGAAAAGCATTGATCAAAGGCCGGAAGAAGTACAATCACGTCAAACCTTTGGGCATTGGGAAATTGATACGGTAACAGGCAAAAAGTCTAACGATTCAGTAATTTTAACCTTAACTGAACGAAAAACCCGCTACGAGTTATTGTTTCTTTTGGACGCAAAAGACAGTAATACTGTTAACGAGGCACTTTCAGAACTTAAGAATTGTTATGGTAAGGATGTTTCAAATGTATTTCGCACTATAACGGCAGACAATGGTTCTGAATTTAGTAGACTATCCGAAATGTTACAAGGGCTAGGAATTGAAGCTTATTTCACTCATCCTTATTCCTCATGGGAGAGAGGAACTAATGAACGTCATAATGGACTTATTAGGCGTTTTATTCCTAAAGGAAAGGCTATAAAAGATTTTTCTGAAGAAACGATAAAACGGATACAACAATGGTTAAACAGCCTTCCACGAAGGATATTAGGTTACAAAACACCTGAAGAATGTTTTAATGAAGAGATACATAACCTGGTAAACAAAAATATATCAGCAATAGCCTGA
- a CDS encoding copper amine oxidase N-terminal domain-containing protein — MFALILGFACNISFASTPMQRELKVYVDDREVKFPDAKPYISEAGRTMVPISAVAESFGAKVDWDAVLRKVTITYDDIEIEFLPDYVEDVMLVRSIEKNQRKTVQLDSKPVIRNDRTYLPYRAISEAFGYKVYWDEKEYKVIVDTKDRQPVFYINPGLSDNDYECIANYNTDFDNLAQVLKRTDVEIQLTDEMRESYLYRAKNYIENIIGNVDYSKEFEPEFPTAPFTPVMEEVYNDAVKNSIIREVKFIADPSDIEVLMIHPIENRPYKVMVLGRLEFIYHEASDEYLEKFGGKLKKGVRYSTKIAVTFELKPNDAGLGHAILDNTFEEIE; from the coding sequence TTGTTTGCTCTTATCTTGGGTTTTGCATGCAACATATCGTTTGCTTCAACACCAATGCAGCGCGAACTTAAGGTATATGTCGATGACAGAGAAGTGAAATTTCCGGATGCAAAGCCTTACATAAGTGAAGCTGGAAGAACAATGGTTCCGATTAGTGCAGTTGCAGAGAGCTTTGGAGCAAAGGTTGATTGGGATGCCGTCTTGAGAAAGGTTACAATTACTTATGATGACATAGAAATAGAATTTTTGCCGGATTATGTCGAGGATGTAATGCTTGTTAGAAGTATAGAAAAGAACCAAAGAAAAACCGTTCAATTAGACTCTAAACCTGTTATCAGAAACGATCGGACATATTTGCCTTATCGTGCTATCAGTGAAGCGTTTGGCTATAAAGTTTACTGGGATGAAAAAGAATATAAGGTTATTGTAGATACTAAAGACAGGCAACCCGTATTTTATATAAACCCCGGCTTAAGTGATAACGATTATGAGTGTATCGCAAATTACAATACAGATTTTGATAATCTTGCACAAGTTTTAAAACGCACTGATGTTGAAATTCAACTTACTGATGAAATGAGAGAAAGCTATTTATATCGGGCAAAAAATTATATTGAAAATATAATTGGAAATGTTGATTACAGTAAAGAATTCGAGCCGGAATTTCCCACCGCTCCGTTTACACCGGTTATGGAAGAAGTATATAATGATGCTGTCAAAAACTCTATAATACGGGAAGTAAAATTCATTGCAGACCCTTCCGATATTGAAGTTCTTATGATACATCCGATCGAAAACAGACCGTATAAGGTAATGGTTTTGGGCAGATTGGAATTCATATATCATGAAGCGTCCGATGAATATCTTGAAAAGTTTGGAGGCAAGTTGAAAAAGGGTGTCCGGTACAGTACAAAAATAGCTGTAACATTTGAGTTGAAACCGAATGATGCGGGTCTTGGACATGCTATTTTAGACAATACATTTGAAGAAATAGAATAA
- a CDS encoding IS3-like element IS120 family transposase (programmed frameshift) — MEKRKHFTPEQKAKIVIEVIKGERTLNEIAAEYGIHPNLLSRWKTEFISNAGRVFSKETDEVEKVKQSYEKEKDELLKQIGQLSYEVAWLKKNLASSKSREDRMKMIDRNEKKLSITRQAELLSLNRTSVYYKPAPVNEEEYLIKRIIDEIYASYPEYGYRRMTSILNKDYHIHINRKRTRRYMREMGIHGFCPGPNLSKRIHGKNLYPYLLRNLKIDHPNQVWSIDVTYCRMKRGFMYMVAIIDWYSRYIVGFELSNTLDKTFVIEAIQKAIKRYGKPEIMNSDQGSQFTSDDYINLLKNNGIKISMDGKGRALDNQRIERFFRSYKWEKLYLEECETVQQLRQITKEYVEHYNHRRPHQSLDYKTPAEYYFGGYDQLLAVV, encoded by the exons ATGGAAAAGAGAAAACATTTTACACCTGAACAAAAAGCAAAAATAGTGATTGAGGTCATCAAGGGAGAAAGAACGCTGAATGAGATTGCTGCAGAATATGGAATTCATCCAAACCTGTTAAGTCGCTGGAAGACTGAATTCATAAGCAATGCGGGCAGAGTATTCAGCAAGGAAACTGATGAAGTAGAGAAGGTCAAACAGTCGTATGAAAAGGAGAAGGACGAACTGCTTAAGCAAATTGGTCAACTATCATATGAGGTTGCCTGG TTAAAAAAAAATCTGGCCTCCTCTAAATCCCGAGAAGACCGCATGAAAATGATTGATAGAAATGAGAAGAAACTCAGCATAACAAGGCAAGCAGAATTATTGAGCTTAAACCGTACGAGCGTTTACTACAAGCCTGCTCCGGTAAATGAGGAGGAATACCTGATTAAGCGTATCATTGATGAAATTTACGCGTCTTATCCGGAATATGGCTATCGCAGGATGACAAGTATATTGAACAAGGATTATCACATTCATATCAATCGAAAACGGACCCGGCGTTATATGAGGGAAATGGGCATACATGGATTCTGTCCTGGCCCCAACCTCAGCAAACGAATACATGGTAAGAATTTGTATCCATATCTGTTGAGAAACTTGAAAATTGATCATCCTAATCAGGTATGGTCCATAGATGTGACCTATTGCCGAATGAAACGCGGTTTCATGTATATGGTTGCAATAATAGACTGGTATTCTCGGTATATTGTTGGGTTTGAACTATCAAACACTCTTGATAAGACATTCGTCATAGAAGCAATCCAAAAGGCCATAAAGCGATATGGCAAGCCTGAAATCATGAACAGTGATCAAGGCTCACAGTTTACCAGTGATGATTACATAAATCTATTAAAAAATAACGGTATCAAAATATCTATGGATGGAAAAGGAAGAGCATTAGACAACCAAAGGATAGAACGATTTTTCCGTTCCTACAAGTGGGAGAAACTTTATCTTGAAGAGTGCGAAACGGTACAACAACTTAGACAAATCACAAAGGAATATGTGGAGCACTATAACCATAGGAGACCGCACCAGTCATTGGATTACAAAACACCGGCAGAGTATTACTTTGGAGGATATGACCAGCTACTGGCAGTTGTATAG
- a CDS encoding copper amine oxidase N-terminal domain-containing protein translates to MQFTNIFFKKIGIIAVLSVFIFTLIIGFTNQTALASNSVHRELKIYVDDKELQFTDAKPYISEFGRTMIPIRAVTESFGANVDWNGILKKVTITYDDIEIYFLVVHPDNIVVINDLKTNQSKSVPMDSKPVIKNDRTFVPLRVIGEAFGYKVHWDASEYKVIIDTKNKQPVFFINPALSDTYYQCVANLNTDFENLIPQLKRASGRVKLTDEEREDYLSTAKSHVENVIGNVDYSKEFAPYYPDAPFTGIMKSVYDDAVKKFNNKGSEVYCGSFWR, encoded by the coding sequence TTGCAATTTACAAATATTTTTTTTAAGAAGATTGGGATTATTGCTGTATTATCTGTTTTTATTTTTACTCTTATTATAGGTTTTACGAACCAAACGGCGTTAGCTTCAAACTCGGTGCATCGCGAACTCAAAATATATGTCGATGATAAAGAATTGCAATTTACAGATGCAAAACCTTACATAAGTGAATTTGGAAGAACTATGATTCCAATTCGCGCAGTTACAGAGAGTTTCGGAGCAAATGTTGACTGGAACGGTATTCTGAAAAAGGTTACAATTACTTATGATGATATAGAAATATATTTTCTTGTTGTTCATCCTGATAATATTGTAGTAATCAATGATTTAAAAACGAATCAAAGCAAATCTGTTCCAATGGACTCCAAGCCTGTTATAAAAAACGACAGAACGTTTGTGCCTTTGCGAGTTATTGGTGAAGCATTTGGTTATAAAGTTCACTGGGATGCGAGCGAATACAAAGTTATTATTGATACAAAGAATAAACAGCCTGTATTTTTTATAAATCCTGCTTTAAGCGATACTTATTATCAATGTGTTGCTAATTTGAATACAGATTTTGAAAATCTTATACCGCAATTGAAAAGAGCCAGCGGTAGAGTTAAGCTTACTGATGAAGAGAGAGAAGATTACTTGTCCACAGCAAAATCACATGTTGAGAATGTTATCGGAAATGTGGATTATAGCAAAGAATTTGCTCCATACTATCCGGATGCTCCATTTACAGGAATTATGAAATCTGTATATGATGATGCTGTAAAAAAATTCAATAATAAGGGAAGTGAAGTTTATTGCGGATCCTTCTGGCGTTGA
- the thiF gene encoding sulfur carrier protein ThiS adenylyltransferase ThiF — translation MNEFEIGLMSYLGREKLEKLGKVKVGIAGAGGLGSNCALHLVRSGFKNLKIVDFDVVEPSNLNRQFFFLDQLGRPKVLALKENLARINPDVMIEAIQQKVDRNNAKQLFDDCDAVVEAFDKVECKTMMAEAFASSGKFFVCASGLAGWGNSDEIRIRKVHDRFYIVGDFVTGVKEGIPPISPRVNIAAAKQADLILSFFLDDADNTVNVNCQEG, via the coding sequence ATGAATGAATTTGAAATTGGGCTTATGTCTTATCTAGGCAGGGAAAAGCTTGAAAAGCTCGGTAAAGTAAAGGTGGGAATCGCCGGGGCCGGAGGGCTTGGTTCCAATTGTGCATTGCACCTGGTGAGAAGCGGTTTTAAAAATTTAAAAATAGTGGATTTTGACGTGGTGGAACCATCTAATCTGAACAGGCAGTTTTTCTTCCTGGATCAGTTGGGACGTCCCAAGGTTTTGGCTCTAAAGGAGAATTTGGCAAGAATCAACCCTGATGTAATGATAGAGGCTATACAGCAAAAAGTAGACAGAAATAATGCAAAGCAGCTGTTTGATGACTGTGACGCTGTGGTGGAGGCTTTTGATAAAGTTGAGTGCAAAACCATGATGGCGGAGGCTTTTGCCTCGTCGGGAAAATTTTTTGTATGTGCATCGGGACTTGCCGGTTGGGGAAACAGTGATGAAATAAGAATACGAAAAGTACATGACAGGTTCTATATAGTCGGGGATTTTGTTACCGGAGTCAAAGAAGGCATACCTCCCATTTCTCCCAGGGTTAATATTGCAGCAGCAAAACAGGCGGACTTGATTTTAAGCTTCTTTTTGGATGATGCGGATAATACCGTAAATGTGAATTGTCAGGAAGGATGA
- the thiH gene encoding 2-iminoacetate synthase ThiH — translation MSFYERYLEYKNFDFENFFDQVTDRDIINIINKDRRLSELEFLMLLSKKAVKYLEPLAQKANRITVQNFGKVIFLYTPMYLANYCVNQCIYCGFNITNNIKRRKLTLDEVEKEAYAISSTGLRHILILTGESRKESPVQYIKDCVKILQKYFRSISIEVYPLEENEYAELIEAGVDGLTIYQEVYDEEKYKALHLKGPKRNYLYRLDAPERACKASMRNVNIGALLGLHDWRTEAFYTGLHADYLQNKYPDVEIGLSLPRIRPHPCGSFVPDCKVEDRDLVQIMIAYRLFMPRAGIAISTRERESLRNNLIGLGVTKMSAASSTEVGGHTLGDKSDGQFDVNDRRGVEEMRQMIYSKGYQPVFKDWQAI, via the coding sequence ATGAGCTTTTATGAAAGATATCTGGAGTACAAAAATTTTGATTTTGAAAATTTCTTCGACCAAGTAACGGACAGGGATATTATTAATATAATAAACAAAGACCGGCGGCTTTCGGAACTGGAATTCCTCATGCTTCTTTCAAAAAAAGCTGTAAAATACCTTGAACCCTTGGCTCAAAAGGCAAACAGGATTACGGTGCAGAATTTCGGAAAGGTCATATTCCTGTACACGCCGATGTACCTTGCAAATTACTGCGTAAATCAATGTATTTACTGTGGTTTTAACATAACCAACAATATAAAGCGAAGAAAACTTACTTTGGATGAGGTTGAAAAAGAAGCTTATGCAATTTCATCCACGGGTCTTAGGCATATTCTGATTTTAACGGGAGAGTCCCGAAAGGAAAGTCCTGTTCAATACATAAAGGACTGCGTTAAAATTCTTCAAAAGTATTTCAGGTCCATATCAATAGAGGTTTACCCTCTTGAGGAGAACGAGTACGCCGAACTGATAGAGGCGGGGGTTGACGGTCTTACCATCTATCAGGAGGTATATGATGAAGAAAAATACAAGGCTCTTCACCTGAAAGGTCCCAAAAGAAACTACTTATACAGGCTTGATGCTCCTGAAAGGGCATGCAAGGCATCAATGAGGAATGTAAACATAGGTGCCCTGCTGGGACTTCATGACTGGCGGACGGAGGCTTTTTACACGGGACTTCACGCTGATTACCTGCAAAACAAGTATCCGGATGTGGAAATTGGTTTGTCCCTTCCAAGAATAAGGCCCCATCCCTGTGGAAGTTTTGTACCTGATTGCAAAGTGGAAGACAGGGATCTGGTACAGATAATGATAGCCTACAGATTGTTTATGCCAAGAGCCGGGATAGCAATTTCTACAAGAGAAAGAGAGAGCCTTAGAAATAATCTTATTGGTCTGGGAGTTACCAAAATGTCTGCCGCGTCAAGTACAGAGGTCGGAGGTCACACCCTTGGCGATAAAAGTGACGGACAGTTTGATGTAAATGACAGGCGCGGTGTTGAAGAGATGAGACAAATGATATACAGCAAAGGTTATCAGCCGGTGTTTAAAGACTGGCAGGCAATATAA
- the thiS gene encoding sulfur carrier protein ThiS — MFITLNGKQTEVDNGTTLVGLIQSKGLEPESIVVEYNYEVLPREKWDSVVLKENDNLEVLRFVGGG, encoded by the coding sequence ATGTTTATAACGTTAAACGGCAAGCAGACTGAAGTGGATAACGGGACGACACTTGTGGGTTTGATCCAAAGCAAAGGTCTTGAGCCGGAAAGCATAGTTGTTGAGTACAACTATGAGGTTCTTCCGAGGGAAAAGTGGGACAGTGTTGTTTTGAAAGAAAACGATAATCTTGAAGTACTGCGATTTGTAGGGGGTGGATAA
- a CDS encoding IS3-like element IS120 family transposase (programmed frameshift): protein MEKRKHFTPEQKAKIVIEVIKGERTLSEIAAEYGIHPNLLSRWKTEFISNAGRVFSKETDEVEKVKQSYEKEKDELLKQIGQLSYEVAWLKKNLASSKSREDRMKMIDRNEKKLSITRQAELLSLNRTSVYYKPAPVNEEEYLIKRIIDEIYASYPEYGYRRMTSILNKDYHIHINRKRTRRYMREMGIHGFCPGPNLSKRIHGKNLYPYLLRNLKIDHPNQVWSIDVTYCRMKRGFMYMVAIIDWYSRYIVGFELSNTLDKTFVIEAIQKAIKRYGKPEIMNSDQGSQFTSDDYINLLKNNGIKISMDGKGRALDNQRIERFFRSYKWEKLYLEECETVQQLRQITKEYVEHYNHRRPHQSLDYKTPAEYYFGGYDQLLAVV from the exons ATGGAAAAGAGAAAACATTTTACACCTGAACAAAAAGCAAAAATAGTGATTGAGGTCATCAAGGGAGAAAGAACGCTGAGTGAGATTGCTGCAGAATATGGAATTCATCCAAACCTGTTAAGTCGCTGGAAGACTGAATTCATAAGCAATGCGGGCAGAGTATTCAGCAAGGAAACTGATGAAGTAGAGAAGGTCAAACAGTCGTATGAAAAGGAGAAGGACGAACTGCTTAAGCAAATTGGTCAACTATCATATGAGGTTGCCTGG TTAAAAAAAAATCTGGCCTCCTCTAAATCCCGAGAAGACCGCATGAAAATGATTGATAGAAATGAGAAGAAACTCAGCATAACAAGGCAAGCAGAATTATTGAGCTTAAACCGTACGAGCGTTTACTACAAGCCTGCTCCGGTAAATGAGGAGGAATACCTGATTAAGCGTATCATTGATGAAATTTACGCGTCTTATCCGGAATATGGCTATCGCAGGATGACAAGTATATTGAACAAGGATTATCACATTCATATCAATCGAAAACGGACCCGGCGTTATATGAGGGAAATGGGCATACATGGATTCTGTCCTGGCCCCAACCTCAGCAAACGAATACATGGTAAGAATTTGTATCCATATCTGTTGAGAAACTTGAAAATTGATCATCCTAATCAGGTATGGTCCATAGATGTGACCTATTGCCGAATGAAACGCGGTTTCATGTATATGGTTGCAATAATAGACTGGTATTCTCGGTATATTGTTGGGTTTGAACTATCAAACACTCTTGATAAGACATTCGTCATAGAAGCAATCCAAAAGGCCATAAAGCGATATGGCAAGCCTGAAATCATGAACAGTGATCAAGGCTCACAGTTTACCAGTGATGATTACATAAATCTATTAAAAAATAACGGTATCAAAATATCTATGGATGGAAAAGGAAGAGCATTAGACAACCAAAGGATAGAACGATTTTTCCGTTCCTACAAGTGGGAGAAACTTTATCTTGAAGAGTGCGAAACGGTACAACAACTTAGACAAATCACAAAGGAATATGTGGAGCACTATAACCATAGGAGACCGCACCAGTCATTGGATTACAAAACACCGGCAGAGTATTACTTTGGAGGATATGACCAGCTACTGGCAGTTGTATAG
- a CDS encoding thiazole synthase produces MDDKLIIGGREIISRLFIGTGKFPANRIIPDVVRMSGAQVVTVALRRIDFDSDEENMLRYIPKDCILMPNTSGARNAEEAVRIARLARASGCGNFIKIEVISDNRYLLPDNLETIKATEILVKEGFIVLPYMNPDLMDARRLKDAGAAAVMPLGAPIGTNKGLKTREMIKILIDEIDIPVIVDAGIGKPSDACEAMELGADAVLVNTAIATAGDPVVMAEAFANAVIAGRKAYLSGLGPVKEYAEASSPLTGFLR; encoded by the coding sequence ATGGATGATAAATTGATTATTGGGGGCAGGGAAATTATCAGCAGGCTTTTCATCGGTACCGGTAAATTTCCCGCAAACAGGATAATACCTGATGTTGTAAGGATGTCAGGAGCTCAGGTTGTCACTGTGGCATTAAGAAGGATTGACTTTGATTCTGATGAGGAGAACATGCTAAGATACATTCCCAAAGACTGTATTCTTATGCCAAATACATCCGGAGCAAGAAATGCCGAAGAGGCTGTAAGAATTGCACGGCTTGCCAGAGCTTCCGGGTGCGGCAATTTTATCAAAATTGAGGTGATATCGGACAATAGGTATCTTCTTCCGGACAACCTGGAAACCATAAAAGCAACGGAGATATTGGTAAAAGAAGGATTTATAGTGCTTCCGTACATGAATCCGGACCTTATGGATGCCAGAAGGCTTAAGGATGCCGGAGCGGCTGCCGTGATGCCGTTGGGAGCACCGATAGGGACCAATAAAGGACTTAAAACCAGGGAAATGATTAAAATTCTGATTGATGAAATTGATATTCCTGTGATAGTGGATGCCGGTATAGGCAAGCCTTCTGATGCCTGTGAAGCTATGGAACTGGGGGCTGATGCTGTTTTGGTTAATACCGCAATTGCCACTGCGGGAGATCCGGTGGTTATGGCCGAAGCTTTTGCAAATGCGGTGATAGCCGGAAGGAAGGCATATCTTTCCGGTTTGGGTCCGGTAAAAGAATATGCGGAAGCTTCATCGCCTCTTACGGGTTTTTTAAGATGA